CTCACGCGGCTTGGCCAGCATGCGCAGGATGATGTTGTCGAGCAGCGGGGAGACACCGTCGACGAGCATCGACGGCTTGAGCGCGGGCGTCAGCGCGATGCGGCGCATCGCCTCGGGCGCGTTGTCCGTCTCCACCAGCGGCCGGTGCGTCACCAACTCCCACAGCACCACGCCCAGCGCATACTGGTCGCTGCGCCCGTCGAGCGGATGGTTGCGCACCTGCTCGGGCGACATGTACCGCAGCTTGCCCTTGAGGATGCCGGTGCGCGTGCGCGTGGAGCGATTGCTCGCCTTGGCCACGCCGAAGTCCACCACCTTCGTCACGCCGTCCAGCCGCACCATGATGTTCTGCGGACTGATGTCACGGTGGACCAGGTCCAGGGACACGCCCTGGGCATCCACGGCCTGGTGCGCATGGTCCAGCCCGAGCGCGGCATCGCGGATGATGCGCGCGCAGACACCGGGGCTCAGCGCCGCCCCGGAGCGCGAGGCCGCGCGAGCCAGACGCCCCAGGTTCTCGCCCTCGATGTACTCCATGGCGATGTAGAAGGTGCCCTCCCACTCGCCGACCTCGAACACGTGGACGACGTTGGGATGGTTGAGGCGTCCGGCCACCCGCGCCTCGTCGAGGAACATCTCCAACGAGCCCTCCTGCTCCAGCAGGTCCGGCAGCAGGCTCTTCAAGATGACGGGCCGCTCGAAGCCGCTGACGCCCACCTGCCGCGCCAGGAAGATCTCGCCCATGCCTCCCACCGCGAGCCGGTTGAGCACCGCGTACCGGCCGAAGACGAGAGGGACAGGGCTGCTCGTGGTGGACATCGCCAGGACACGCTAGCCACCTCGCGCGGACCCTCGCCAGTTCCTATCCTCGACCGCTGGGGTATCTGTTACCCAGTGGCATTCACATCCTCGGGGCCAACCGGCGCAGGCGAGGGACTCCGCCCGGCGCGGAGCCTCCTGGCGCGAGGGCCAGCGGTTGCAGGTACAGCCCCCGCCGCTCACGCGTCCACCACGCGCCCGTGCGCCGACGCTCCTCGACGTCCGTCATCCGGTAGTCGTACAGCACCGCGCGCACCTGTCGGGGCGGCGCGTCCGGGAAGGGATTGCGCGCGAGCAGGGACAGCACCTCGGGCGAGCCCTCCAGCAGTCGCGCCAGGAACATGATGAACCAGCTCGGCGGCGCGCTCAGCGCGGCGAACCACATCTGCCAGTCGAGCCGGGGTTGATGCGGCGCCACCTGCACGGGCGGCCGGGTGACCTCATCGACCTTGTAGCGGAAGCCATACGGCTCCCAGTGCTCGCCGTCGCGAGAGCCCTCGACGACGATTTCAGGCCGCTCCACCGTCATCACGCTGAAGAGGCCATAGCGATTCACCGCGCGCAGCGGACGCGCGCACCCGTGCAGCCACGACAGCGAACGCTGCAACCGCTCCGGCAGACGCGCGCTCCGCTCGAACCGCAGGAGGATGTCCGCCGCGCCCAACATCAACAGTGGACTGAAGAGCCCCGCGGTCAGGACCTTGCTCCAGCCCGACCTGCTCCGCGAGGGGAGTGGAGGCTCACGCAGGAAGGGGAACATCCGTCTCAGGCTCGCGTCGTCCAGGAGCCACAGGCCGAGCACCAGTGATTGCACGTTGAAGAAGCCGTAGTTGCCCGTGGCCGCGATGGCGAGCTGGAGCGCGGTGAATGCGCCAAAGGCGAGCTGCCTGGGCCGACGCGGCGCGAGCACGAGCGGCGGCACCACCACCTCCAGGGCGAGCACCGCCGCCGTCGACGCACGCTGCAGGCTCACGGGCAGATGATGCGCGGACCATCCACCCCGCGTGGGCAAGGGCGCGGTCTCGTAGTAGTGCCGACAGGCCGTCAGCTCGCGCCAGGTCCTGTCCCCGGACTGCCACTTGCTCAGCCCCGAGCCGAAGTAGAGCCGGAACACGAGCAGCCGGAAGAGGAGCACCTCCAGCGACGTGGGCGATGCGTGCCCCAACCCCGGCCTCACCCCCGAGGGCGCGGTGAGCGCGGACAACAGGCCCATCTCCAACAGCAGGACGTCCCACTGGAACGAGAGGAACTCACGCCCCACCGCCGCATACGAGAGATACAGGCCCCACAGCAGCGCGAGCGCGCTCCGGGGCGCGACGTTGAAGATGACCGCCAGCGAGAGCAACTGCCCCACCCGGCAGCCTCGCACCAGCGCGGCGTCGGAGGCGTCGAACCAGAACACGGTGGGAAGCCTTCTCCAGCGCTCGAGCGCCGGTTGCTCGCGCAGGTCCGACTCGACGAGGTCCTTCACGGGACGGATGCCGCGCGCGCTGAACAGCCCCAGCACCTGCGGCCGCAGCGAGGTGAACGCGATGAGGAACACGCCTCCCATCAGTCGCAGGAAGAGCCAGCGCACCTGGCGCCCGTCCCGCCAAACCACCGTGCTCCCGAAGAGCCAGCGGTCCAGCCGCGAGGCCGTGCGGCGATTGCGCGCGATGACGCCGTAGACGACCTGGGACACGCCCAGCACGCCGGGCAGCAACCCCAGCTTCGCCATGCCGCGTGTCAGCCAGCGCGGCGACCGGGCGAGCGCGCGGAAGACCGCCTCCGCG
The Myxococcus fulvus DNA segment above includes these coding regions:
- a CDS encoding lipase maturation factor family protein translates to MVGSHTLERSPSLLLYDADCGFCRRWVARWKQRSDGGVRFLPGRSWLLLLLGIPRRNMRRATQLVEPSGRVTQGAEAVFRALARSPRWLTRGMAKLGLLPGVLGVSQVVYGVIARNRRTASRLDRWLFGSTVVWRDGRQVRWLFLRLMGGVFLIAFTSLRPQVLGLFSARGIRPVKDLVESDLREQPALERWRRLPTVFWFDASDAALVRGCRVGQLLSLAVIFNVAPRSALALLWGLYLSYAAVGREFLSFQWDVLLLEMGLLSALTAPSGVRPGLGHASPTSLEVLLFRLLVFRLYFGSGLSKWQSGDRTWRELTACRHYYETAPLPTRGGWSAHHLPVSLQRASTAAVLALEVVVPPLVLAPRRPRQLAFGAFTALQLAIAATGNYGFFNVQSLVLGLWLLDDASLRRMFPFLREPPLPSRSRSGWSKVLTAGLFSPLLMLGAADILLRFERSARLPERLQRSLSWLHGCARPLRAVNRYGLFSVMTVERPEIVVEGSRDGEHWEPYGFRYKVDEVTRPPVQVAPHQPRLDWQMWFAALSAPPSWFIMFLARLLEGSPEVLSLLARNPFPDAPPRQVRAVLYDYRMTDVEERRRTGAWWTRERRGLYLQPLALAPGGSAPGGVPRLRRLAPRM